In Vespa crabro chromosome 14, iyVesCrab1.2, whole genome shotgun sequence, the following are encoded in one genomic region:
- the LOC124429100 gene encoding uncharacterized protein LOC124429100 yields the protein MFEKTSFRKNGVNQFEKAINNKESKRMGLKGTLTKEWIIIFLVFLFLLLIVLEKIYFNYGMSVANIQSIFNKQSDLLHIDILSHLYDLPNLSSISDMSESVAKQLTMTGTQFINTTNHYEKAIADVVITVSTKYWWVIRAILSGMITTSLSWLIIYMDSRIPGIDPPFPLNLLRKGEYRIQMISQINLNYLIGALIGLLVSIFMCFG from the exons ATGTTTGAGAAAACTAGTTTCAGGAAAAATGGTGTTAATCAATTCGAAAAAGCTATCAACAATAAGGAGTCAAAAAGAATGGGGTTAAAAGGAACATTGACAAAAGaatggattattatttttttagtatttttatttttattgttgatagtccttgagaaaatatattttaattacg gAATGTCTGTAGCAAACATTCAAAGTATATTTAACAAACAAAGTGATTTgctacatatagatatattgtcACATCTATATGATTTACCTAATTTATCAAGTATCTCCGATATGTCTGAGTCTGTCGCCAAACAATTAACAATGACTGGTACacaatttataaatactaCTAATCATTATGAAAAAGCTATTGCTGACGTAGTGATAACAGTGTCTACAAAATATTGGTGGGTAATAAGAGCAATACTAAGTGGAATGATAACGACTAGTCTCAGTtggttaattatttatatggatAGTCGTATCCCTGGAATTGATCCACCATTTCCTCTTAACCTTTTAAGAAAAGGAGAATACAg GATACAAATGATATCGCAGATAAATCTTAATTATCTTATTGGTGCATTAATTGGATTATTAGTTTCTATTTTCATGTGTTTCGGGTGA